Within Topomyia yanbarensis strain Yona2022 chromosome 2, ASM3024719v1, whole genome shotgun sequence, the genomic segment AATAAATACCACCATCAAAACCACGAAACAGTAATAAACGAACTACGTCAGATATACCACATTGGGCGCTTACGTTCGTGTTTCAATCAAGTGCGTAGAGATTGTCAAAGATGCAAGATTGCAAGCGCCGAACCAAACCCTCCAATCATGGCTGATCTGCCTCCTGGTCGACTAGCGGCTTTCGAACGTCCGTTTACGCATACTGGAGTCGACTACTTTGGTCCCATCCAAGTAGCGGTCGGTAGACGAATCGAGAAACGGTGGGGAATGTTAGCAACCTGTTTGACTGTTCGAGCGATACATATCGAAGTAGTGTATTCGTTGACTACTAGCTCTTGCATCATGGCAATCCGGAACTTCGTCGCTCGACGTGGTCAACCTCGTAAGTTCTACAGCGACCGTGGAACAAACTTCATTGGCGCAGAACGAGAGCTGGAAAGACTCGGCGAAGTAGTCGATCACGACGAGATCATAAAAGAGCTCACTTCTTCCGTAGGCGAATGGACGTTTAATCCTCCGCTAGCTCCACATATGGGAGGGAGCTGGGAACGGTTGATACGAACCGTTAAGAATAACCTGATGGTGGTTTGCTCGACCAAGACTCCGTCCGACGAAGTTCTTCGCAATCTGTTGACCGAAATCGAGAACATAGTGAATTCTCGCCCGTTAACGCATGTGCCGGTAGACGATGACTCTGCTCCGGCTCTAACTCCGAACCATTTTCTACTCGGTTCATCCAACGGTACGAAGCCACTGGTCACTGCAGACGATAGTGGGATAGCTTTGAAGCAGAACTGGTGCACTTCGCAGATCTTGGCAAACATGTTCTGGAAACGGTGGGTGAGTGATTATTTACCAGAAATTACACGTAGGACAAAATGGTTCATGCCGGTGAAACCCATCGTTGCTGGAGATATAGTACTTATCGTCGACCCAAAGATGCCCCGGAACTGTTGGCCAAAGGGAACAGTCATCAGTACTATCATCAGCCGCGACGATCAGGTGCGGTCCGCAACCGTAAGAACGGCCACTGGTATCTACGAACGCCCAGCATCAAAGTTGGCAGTACTGGATGTTCAGCGCGTCAAGCAGTAAGCCAACCAGAAGTTGTCGTACCCTGGGGGGAGTGTTGCCTATTCTATTAGGTCAGCGCGCCCACTATCTGCATCACCAACTTTGACGCCAACAGTAAGGATGGCAACCTTGCGAACGGGCACCATGGAGCGAGTCTCCGCGCGTCTCAGGAAAATAGACTCTAGTGCCCAGTTGTCACATCGAGT encodes:
- the LOC131679477 gene encoding uncharacterized protein LOC131679477; translated protein: MADLPPGRLAAFERPFTHTGVDYFGPIQVAVGRRIEKRWGMLATCLTVRAIHIEVVYSLTTSSCIMAIRNFVARRGQPRKFYSDRGTNFIGAERELERLGEVVDHDEIIKELTSSVGEWTFNPPLAPHMGGSWERLIRTVKNNLMVVCSTKTPSDEVLRNLLTEIENIVNSRPLTHVPVDDDSAPALTPNHFLLGSSNGTKPLVTADDSGIALKQNWCTSQILANMFWKRWVSDYLPEITRRTKWFMPVKPIVAGDIVLIVDPKMPRNCWPKGTVISTIISRDDQVRSATVRTATGIYERPASKLAVLDVQRVKQ